One genomic window of Gloeomargarita sp. SKYB120 includes the following:
- a CDS encoding glycosyltransferase translates to MKIFILTSELYPAPGGIAQYVKNISEALVKAGHQVVVFGFSDRRAHSSGELTINGVTIIPLKRKPFDFPYTHMSQAPAQSYQIAEAVINYIQRNGKPNVIESQEYLALSYFLLQRKLQGEPALENVPIVLTLHSAQYQTRRINGFPEYQLPAWWEGCMEKWCILASDGIVAPSSFILSETEQELKLCLKNSDVIPYPSPTADLARFSKGPTAKDIVYFGRYEVRKGVVELLRECQQLWDSGVDFRLTLIGNSTFYPLRNCEMKDFIINRYRKYIDQGLLVLEPAMQKPALYERIAKAWCVVIPSLWENFPNVCMEAMLLQKVVLASRNGGMQEMIHYTDKPAGFVFDWDVPGDFANKLQQVLNLSEQENLSIGQNARDAVLRMCAPERIIPLRIEHFQRVIESTQATSRRIYPSLNYKPTGQIDYPPKLGPVGVPGRVSVCIPYYNMGRYIRETLDSVYQVNYHDLEVIIWDDGSTDVESLQVLTQVEKEYPGLKVYRGENQGLAGARNSLAQVATGEFLAFLDADDKIHPDYYPKAVQILQNYDNVGMVSAWVQHFGDSHGKWIAWQTEFPYLLCHNMIGSAVVVRKSAYLQVGGQKVIMSKLGGFEDWEGYVNMNGRGWLCTVIPELYFWYRVRKGSMYRSLSLQNHNSLAQQIANLHLDLYRLYGKDVFNLCNQNWVSPIYWTNPAKDYHLLFPSHGRSSIWQVLKKLANLLGVPQSQRDKLKELFGRLGILTMYALARLPV, encoded by the coding sequence ATGAAGATTTTTATTCTCACTTCCGAACTCTATCCAGCGCCAGGTGGGATTGCCCAATATGTGAAAAACATTTCGGAAGCATTGGTCAAGGCTGGTCACCAGGTGGTTGTGTTTGGGTTTTCCGACCGTCGTGCCCATTCATCAGGCGAACTGACCATCAATGGCGTAACAATTATTCCGCTCAAAAGGAAGCCATTTGATTTTCCTTATACCCACATGTCGCAAGCGCCGGCGCAGAGCTATCAGATAGCGGAAGCCGTTATCAATTACATTCAGCGGAATGGCAAACCCAATGTGATTGAGTCTCAGGAGTACTTAGCTCTCAGTTACTTTTTGCTCCAGCGCAAACTTCAGGGGGAACCTGCTCTAGAAAATGTCCCCATTGTACTAACGCTGCATTCCGCCCAGTATCAAACTCGGCGTATTAATGGTTTTCCAGAGTACCAGTTACCGGCTTGGTGGGAAGGTTGTATGGAAAAGTGGTGCATTTTAGCTTCCGATGGTATTGTTGCTCCTAGCAGTTTTATCCTGAGCGAGACTGAACAGGAACTGAAACTCTGCTTGAAAAATTCCGATGTCATTCCGTACCCATCTCCCACAGCTGACTTAGCTCGGTTTTCAAAAGGCCCTACAGCCAAAGACATTGTTTATTTTGGCCGGTACGAGGTGCGCAAGGGGGTGGTGGAGTTACTCAGGGAATGCCAGCAACTCTGGGACAGTGGTGTTGACTTTCGCTTGACCTTGATTGGCAATAGCACCTTCTATCCGTTGCGCAACTGTGAGATGAAAGACTTCATCATCAACCGCTATCGAAAATACATTGACCAGGGCTTGCTTGTGTTAGAACCAGCCATGCAAAAGCCCGCATTGTATGAGCGAATTGCCAAGGCTTGGTGCGTGGTGATCCCATCCCTGTGGGAAAACTTTCCCAACGTGTGCATGGAAGCGATGCTGTTGCAAAAAGTTGTCCTGGCCAGTCGCAATGGCGGGATGCAAGAAATGATTCATTACACCGACAAACCCGCCGGTTTTGTGTTCGATTGGGATGTTCCAGGCGACTTTGCTAACAAGCTTCAGCAAGTGCTGAACCTGAGTGAGCAAGAGAACCTAAGCATTGGTCAAAATGCGCGAGACGCGGTGTTGCGCATGTGTGCGCCAGAGCGGATTATTCCGCTGCGGATAGAGCATTTTCAACGGGTGATAGAGAGCACCCAGGCGACTAGCAGGCGCATCTATCCGTCGTTGAACTACAAGCCCACGGGTCAGATAGACTATCCGCCGAAACTGGGGCCGGTGGGGGTGCCGGGGCGAGTGAGCGTGTGTATTCCCTACTACAACATGGGCCGCTACATCCGGGAGACGCTTGACTCGGTTTACCAGGTTAACTATCATGACTTGGAAGTCATCATCTGGGATGATGGGAGCACGGATGTGGAGAGTCTTCAGGTGCTGACGCAGGTGGAGAAGGAGTACCCTGGCTTGAAGGTCTATCGGGGCGAAAACCAGGGTTTAGCGGGAGCGCGTAACAGTTTAGCCCAAGTGGCAACGGGGGAGTTTCTAGCTTTTTTAGATGCTGATGACAAAATTCATCCCGATTATTACCCCAAAGCTGTCCAAATCCTACAAAACTATGATAACGTCGGTATGGTGAGTGCGTGGGTGCAACACTTTGGGGATTCTCATGGTAAGTGGATTGCCTGGCAAACTGAATTTCCCTACCTATTGTGCCACAACATGATTGGTTCAGCAGTTGTGGTAAGAAAGTCAGCCTACTTGCAGGTGGGTGGTCAAAAAGTAATCATGAGTAAGCTAGGGGGCTTTGAAGATTGGGAAGGGTATGTTAATATGAACGGGAGAGGTTGGCTGTGTACTGTAATACCTGAATTATATTTTTGGTATAGGGTCAGGAAAGGTTCTATGTACCGTTCTTTAAGTTTGCAGAATCATAATTCGTTGGCTCAGCAAATCGCAAATTTACATCTAGACTTGTACCGGCTCTATGGGAAGGACGTGTTTAACTTATGCAACCAGAACTGGGTATCGCCAATTTACTGGACTAATCCAGCAAAAGACTATCACTTGTTGTTTCCATCCCATGGAAGATCATCTATCTGGCAAGTCTTGAAAAAGCTAGCT
- a CDS encoding chlorophyll a/b-binding protein, with amino-acid sequence MSDVPQPSQTPQFDEPKFGFNSYSERLNGRAAMVGFVLAILIELITGKGVLTWLGLIR; translated from the coding sequence ATGAGCGACGTTCCCCAGCCGAGTCAAACGCCCCAGTTCGATGAACCGAAGTTCGGGTTCAACAGCTACAGCGAGCGGTTGAACGGTCGAGCGGCAATGGTGGGTTTTGTACTGGCGATCCTGATTGAACTCATCACGGGAAAAGGGGTACTCACCTGGCTGGGGTTGATCCGCTAG